One segment of Castanea sativa cultivar Marrone di Chiusa Pesio chromosome 3, ASM4071231v1 DNA contains the following:
- the LOC142627295 gene encoding receptor-like protein 47 isoform X2 yields the protein MASFLCYLMSTRLLFLIPLLHAIATNCFASRQPVLCHDDESSALLQFKQSFDWNLNSCFDPSDYRPKISSWKVEGVDTDCCSWDGVECNKETGHVIGLDLSSSCLYGSMLSNSSLFSLVRLQRLNLAHNNFNFSQIPSGFGHLSRLTYLNLSDSSFSGQIPSKFSKLSKLTSFDLSDNYMLDLRSLKGLVQNLTSLEDLSLGYVQIPSPVPEILANLSSLRTLDLTGCGMYGEFPVGIFKLPKLQVLWVDSNQFLMGNLPEFYSSSPLKSLSLRGTNFSGKLPDSIGNLNSLNELWMGDCNFSGHIPSSLGTLLELRVLILRRNGLYGAVGSPTTIFASPKLHILDLSSNKFTGKLPFEYFQIWKYMKKIDADNFTYMLEFTSILSCGYAVYQYYPYSMKIINKGREIMYSRIIEVFATIDLSSNEFNGKVSEFIGNLNGLQLLNLSNNNLTGHIPLSLGELTTLESLDLSQNKLSGQIPWQLTKLTFLGSFNVSNNQLTGLIPHGYQFDTFENSSFAGNLGLCGKPLSKKCENHEQAPLPSSGIKEVQDSWFHMEFDWKIILPGYVSGLIIGVVVGNVVTEKMQCWFVRTRRRQLKR from the exons ATGGCGTCATTCTTGTGTTACTTGATGTCCACACGCTTGCTATTTTTAATTCCACTGTTGCATGCTATTGCCACTAACTGTTTTGCTTCTAGGCAGCCAGTACTCTGCCATGATGACGAGAGCTCTGCCTTGTTGCAATTCAAACAAAGCTTTGACTGGAACCTGAATTCTTGCTTTGATCCTTCTGATTATCGTCCTAAGATTTCATCTTGGAAAGTGGAAGGGGTAGACACAGATTGCTGCTCATGGGATGGTGTGGAGTGCAACAAGGAGACTGGTCATGTGATTGGCCTTGACCTCAGTAGCAGCTGTCTCTATGGTTCTATGCTCTCCAACAGCAGCCTCTTCAGCCTTGTTCGTCTCCAAAGGCTTAATCTTGCTCATAACAACTTCAATTTCTCTCAAATCCCATCTGGATTCGGCCATCTTTCTAGGTTGACATATCTCAACCTCTCCGATTCATCTTTTTCAGGCCAAAttccatcaaaattttcaaagctTTCCAAGTTAACATCCTTTGATCTGTCAGATAATTATATGCTAGATCTCAGAAGTCTGAAAGGTTTAGTTCAAAACTTAACCAGCCTAGAAGATCTAAGTCTCGGGTACGTTCAGATACCATCTCCAGTGCCTGAAATCTTAGCAAATTTATCTTCTTTGAGGACACTCGATTTGACTGGTTGCGGAATGTATGGAGAATTCCCTGTTGGAATTTTTAAGCTACCGAAGCTGCAAGTTCTTTGGGTGGATTCCAATCAATTTCTCATGGGAAATTTGCCTGAATTCTACTCAAGCAGCCCACTTAAAAGCTTATCACTTCGGGGTACTAATTTCTCGGGAAAACTACCAGATTCAATTGGAAACCTTAATTCCTTGAATGAACTATGGATGGGGGATTGTAATTTCTCAGGTCACATTCCATCTTCACTGG GTACACTTTTGGAACTCAGGGTACTAATTCTTCGACGTAATGGACTTTATGGTGCAGTGGGTAGTccaacaaccatctttgcatcTCCCAAGTTGCACATTCTTGATCTTTCCTCAAATAAATTTACCGGTAAGTTGCCATTTGAATATTTCCAAATTTGGAAGTATATGAAGAAGATTGATGCAGATAACTTCACATATATGCTGGAATTTACAAGTATTCTATCATGTGGTTATGCTGTGTACCAATATTACCCTTACTcgatgaaaataataaacaaaggCAGGGAAATAATGTATTCAAGGATCATCGAAGTCTTTGCAACTATTGATCTTTCAAGCAACGAATTCAATGGAAAGGTTTCAGAATTCATTGGGAATCTAAATGGCCTCCAATTGCTCAACCTTTCCAACAACAACCTCACTGGTCATATCCCACTGTCACTAGGAGAGTTGACAACACTTGAGTCGCTTGACCTTTCTCAAAACAAGCTCTCGGGACAAATACCATGGCAATTAACGAAACTCACTTTCCTTGGATCATTTAATGTCTCAAATAACCAACTTACAGGGCTTATACCTCATGGTTATCAATTTGATACATTTGAGAATAGTTCATTTGCTGGAAATTTAGGATTATGTGGAAAACCATTATCAAAGAAATGTGAAAATCATGAGCAAGCGCCTCTACCCTCTTCAGGCATCAAAGAAGTTCAAGACTCTTGGTTTCACATGGAATTTGATTGGAAAATAATCCTCCCGGGATATGTTAGTGGCCTTATAATCGGGGTGGTTGTTGGAAACGTTGTGACTGAAAAGATGCAATGTTGGTTTGTAAGAACTCGAAGAAGGCAACTTAAAAGGTGA
- the LOC142627295 gene encoding receptor-like protein 7 isoform X1: protein MASFLCYLMSTRLLFLIPLLHAIATNCFASRQPVLCHDDESSALLQFKQSFDWNLNSCFDPSDYRPKISSWKVEGVDTDCCSWDGVECNKETGHVIGLDLSSSCLYGSMLSNSSLFSLVRLQRLNLAHNNFNFSQIPSGFGHLSRLTYLNLSDSSFSGQIPSKFSKLSKLTSFDLSDNYMLDLRSLKGLVQNLTSLEDLSLGYVQIPSPVPEILANLSSLRTLDLTGCGMYGEFPVGIFKLPKLQVLWVDSNQFLMGNLPEFYSSSPLKSLSLRGTNFSGKLPDSIGNLNSLNELWMGDCNFSGHIPSSLGNLTQLNLLDLSYNSFVGQIPSSLSNLISLNYLNFGSCQLSGSISPSLSNLSQLTSLVLSNNSFVGKIPSSLSNLISLKYLDFSYCQLSGSIPPSLSNLSQLTSLVLDSNSFVGQIPSSLSNLISLNYLDFSSCQLSGPIPPSFGNLTQLTSLNLNRSFIRSSNPSSLSWLGKLSKLTFLDLQGINLTMEIPSSFANLTQLRDLDMGSNQLMGRIPSWLANLTQLTTLHLPFNKLEGSIPISIFELKKLQQLNLYSNHLSGTVTLEMFINLKFLTTLLLSMNKISFLTKTSTNATQNKFEVLGLASCNLRHFPNFLREQDQLQWLDLSYNNIQGQIPKWVWNTSKETLLIVNFSHNFLTGFDQHMDNFPWPQLQILDLRSNVLQALPLIPPPSTLVYLVADNMLQGEVSPLICKLSSLHSLDLSNNKFRGTLPHCLSNFSNSLSILNLHGNNFHGMIPQLCAKGSRMKMIDMSQNQFEGLLPRSLSNCKMLEILNLGSNQLNDVFPSWLGTLLELRVLILRRNGLYGAVGSPTTIFASPKLHILDLSSNKFTGKLPFEYFQIWKYMKKIDADNFTYMLEFTSILSCGYAVYQYYPYSMKIINKGREIMYSRIIEVFATIDLSSNEFNGKVSEFIGNLNGLQLLNLSNNNLTGHIPLSLGELTTLESLDLSQNKLSGQIPWQLTKLTFLGSFNVSNNQLTGLIPHGYQFDTFENSSFAGNLGLCGKPLSKKCENHEQAPLPSSGIKEVQDSWFHMEFDWKIILPGYVSGLIIGVVVGNVVTEKMQCWFVRTRRRQLKR from the coding sequence ATGGCGTCATTCTTGTGTTACTTGATGTCCACACGCTTGCTATTTTTAATTCCACTGTTGCATGCTATTGCCACTAACTGTTTTGCTTCTAGGCAGCCAGTACTCTGCCATGATGACGAGAGCTCTGCCTTGTTGCAATTCAAACAAAGCTTTGACTGGAACCTGAATTCTTGCTTTGATCCTTCTGATTATCGTCCTAAGATTTCATCTTGGAAAGTGGAAGGGGTAGACACAGATTGCTGCTCATGGGATGGTGTGGAGTGCAACAAGGAGACTGGTCATGTGATTGGCCTTGACCTCAGTAGCAGCTGTCTCTATGGTTCTATGCTCTCCAACAGCAGCCTCTTCAGCCTTGTTCGTCTCCAAAGGCTTAATCTTGCTCATAACAACTTCAATTTCTCTCAAATCCCATCTGGATTCGGCCATCTTTCTAGGTTGACATATCTCAACCTCTCCGATTCATCTTTTTCAGGCCAAAttccatcaaaattttcaaagctTTCCAAGTTAACATCCTTTGATCTGTCAGATAATTATATGCTAGATCTCAGAAGTCTGAAAGGTTTAGTTCAAAACTTAACCAGCCTAGAAGATCTAAGTCTCGGGTACGTTCAGATACCATCTCCAGTGCCTGAAATCTTAGCAAATTTATCTTCTTTGAGGACACTCGATTTGACTGGTTGCGGAATGTATGGAGAATTCCCTGTTGGAATTTTTAAGCTACCGAAGCTGCAAGTTCTTTGGGTGGATTCCAATCAATTTCTCATGGGAAATTTGCCTGAATTCTACTCAAGCAGCCCACTTAAAAGCTTATCACTTCGGGGTACTAATTTCTCGGGAAAACTACCAGATTCAATTGGAAACCTTAATTCCTTGAATGAACTATGGATGGGGGATTGTAATTTCTCAGGTCACATTCCATCTTCACTGGGTAACCTTACTCAACTCAATCTTTTGGATCTCTCTTATAACTCTTTTGTTGGCCAAATACCTTCCTCGTTGTCAAATCTTATTTCCTTGAATTATTTAAACTTTGGTTCTTGTCAATTATCAGGGTCAATTTCACCTTCACTAAGTAACCTTTCTCAACTCACTAGTCTGGTACTTTCTAATAACTCTTTTGTGGGCAAAATACCTTCCTCGTTGTCAAACCTCATTTCCTTGAAGTATTTAGATTTCTCTTATTGTCAATTATCAGGGTCAATTCCACCTTCACTAAGTAACCTTTCTCAACTCACTAGTCTAGTACTTGATTCTAACTCCTTTGTGGGCCAAATACCTTCATCGTTATCAAACCTTATTTCCTTGAATTATTTAGACTTTAGTTCCTGTCAATTATCAGGACCAATTCCACCTTCATTTGGTAACCTTACACAACTTACATCTCTAAATCTCAACCGTAGCTTTATTAGAAGCTCAAACCCTTCTTCCTTGTCCTGGCTTGGGAAGTTGAGCAAACTTACTTTTTTAGATCTTCAAGGAATCAATTTAACAATGGAGATTCCGTCATCCTTTGCAAATCTAACCCAACTTAGAGATTTGGACATGGGCAGTAATCAATTAATGGGTCGAATCCCTTCTTGGCTTGCCAACTTGACTCAGTTAACTACCTTGCACCTTCCGTTTAATAAATTAGAAGGCTCAATTCCAATCTCAATTTTTGAACTCAAGAAACTTCAACAACTCAACCTTTACTCCAACCACTTGAGTGGCACAGTGACTCTGGAAATGTTTATTAACCTCAAATTTTTAACCACACTACTTCTATCAATGAACAAAATATCATTCCTCACCAAAACCAGTACCAATgcaacacaaaataaatttgaggttttaggATTGGCTTCATGCAACTTGAGACATTTTCCAAATTTCTTACGCGAACAAGACCAGTTGCAATGGCTAGACCTATCCTACAACAATATTCAAGGCCAAATACCCAAATGGGTATGGAACACAAGTAAAGAAACTTTGTTGATTGTGAACTTCTCTCACAACTTTTTAACAGGCTTTGACCAGCATATGGACAATTTTCCATGGCCTCAACTGCAGATTTTGGACCTGAGGTCCAATGTGCTACAAGCATTACCCCTAATTCCACCACCATCCACCTTAGTTTATTTGGTTGCAGACAACATGCTCCAAGGAGAAGTTTCACCATTGATATGCAAACTTAGTTCTCTTCATTCCCTTGATTTGTCCAACAACAAATTCAGGGGCACACTTCCACACTGTTTGAGCAATTTTAGCAACTCTTTGAGCATATTGAATCTTCATGGTAACAACTTTCATGGCATGATTCCTCAACTATGTGCAAAGGGAAGTAGAATGAAGATGATTGACATGAGCCAAAATCAATTTGAGGGGCTTCTACCAAGATCATTATCAAATTGCAAAATGCTAGAGATTCTAAATCTTGGAAGCAATCAGCTCAATGATGTTTTTCCCTCTTGGTTAGGTACACTTTTGGAACTCAGGGTACTAATTCTTCGACGTAATGGACTTTATGGTGCAGTGGGTAGTccaacaaccatctttgcatcTCCCAAGTTGCACATTCTTGATCTTTCCTCAAATAAATTTACCGGTAAGTTGCCATTTGAATATTTCCAAATTTGGAAGTATATGAAGAAGATTGATGCAGATAACTTCACATATATGCTGGAATTTACAAGTATTCTATCATGTGGTTATGCTGTGTACCAATATTACCCTTACTcgatgaaaataataaacaaaggCAGGGAAATAATGTATTCAAGGATCATCGAAGTCTTTGCAACTATTGATCTTTCAAGCAACGAATTCAATGGAAAGGTTTCAGAATTCATTGGGAATCTAAATGGCCTCCAATTGCTCAACCTTTCCAACAACAACCTCACTGGTCATATCCCACTGTCACTAGGAGAGTTGACAACACTTGAGTCGCTTGACCTTTCTCAAAACAAGCTCTCGGGACAAATACCATGGCAATTAACGAAACTCACTTTCCTTGGATCATTTAATGTCTCAAATAACCAACTTACAGGGCTTATACCTCATGGTTATCAATTTGATACATTTGAGAATAGTTCATTTGCTGGAAATTTAGGATTATGTGGAAAACCATTATCAAAGAAATGTGAAAATCATGAGCAAGCGCCTCTACCCTCTTCAGGCATCAAAGAAGTTCAAGACTCTTGGTTTCACATGGAATTTGATTGGAAAATAATCCTCCCGGGATATGTTAGTGGCCTTATAATCGGGGTGGTTGTTGGAAACGTTGTGACTGAAAAGATGCAATGTTGGTTTGTAAGAACTCGAAGAAGGCAACTTAAAAGGTGA